From the Lathyrus oleraceus cultivar Zhongwan6 chromosome 3, CAAS_Psat_ZW6_1.0, whole genome shotgun sequence genome, the window AGTAAGTCATTTCACATAAGTCTATAATTAGAATTTCAAACCACTCTTTATGAACTCAGTTCTAATATACTAGTACAGACAGAAAAAATGAAAACACGTAAATTCATGTTTAAAAACATAGAAATACATTAATTTATACATTAGAATAATCCTGCGtttgatttttttataaataacCACTCATTTCAATTTAAATCCTTAAATAAcctattttttaaaaaaataccaaaataattaTCTTTCTTAACCGATGCACCAGTTGAACTGACGCATCCAATTAAGCTAGAGAGGAGGCGTCATGCTCCCAATGATGGACAACCTATGCGCAATGTCTCTCGGTGCATGCATGCCTTTGTGTCACATTCATTGGCGCATGCATAGACTACCTAGTGTATGCGtcaatgcatgtggcgcatgcacctatgttttttttttaaattaaaatattaattttaaaaataaaaaaataccaaaaataaaaattatatatataatataatcAAAAATTGCACGGAATTAACAAGAAATTCAATGACCCGCCCGATTGAAATGCCCCCCcccccctgttccacatccaggtgcgttagtctgtcttcgaggtctcccacgatttttctgaggtgtttggggtctttgagtgcttACATGATCCAATGGTGGTTGGTGTGAATGTCTAGTGGAAGGTCCAGCGGTATTTGATATAtatgtcatcatttgttcccaatagcTACGGGATTCCCGTCAACTGTGCTTCCGTAATTGAGTTTGGTGTCCATGTTCTCGTAATTTGGTCGTTGTGGTTGGGTGAATTGCGGACAGTATGGTTGCCTGAATTGGGACATTGAATTGGTTTGGAAACGAATCAATGGTTTATAGGGTGTACTATAGTCAAACACTGGTTAGGTGTTGTGGCGATGagatgtttgggtggtcattgCTGGGGGGCTACGATGGCATGCATTGTATGAATCATCTGGGTTATAGACTGTTGTGGTAACTGCGTATGATTGTTGGTGGATAGAGTTTGATTCTTGATTTTGAGATTGGGTGTCTGGCACGAATGagttgcgaggttgggtgtttgaTTGTTGGATGTATATGGTAGGTAATGGTGTtaggttggtcgttgggtttgaatggtttgacattgttcttggacagggacttgttgttgggcgtatgatgCATCTAGACCAATACATGTGGCGCATACACATATGCATGACCTCCTCTCTAGCTTTATTGGATGCGTCAGTCCATCAATTAAAAAAAGTGTTTTTTTTAAATAGGTTATTTAGAgatttaaattgaaattaatggttattttttaaaaaaatgaaaattttaaatgtgagaaaaataaaaataaaaattatgaattttttttataaattttataaTCAAAAACAATGTTGATATTATTATTAAATTTGAATTAAATTTTGATGTAATCAAATATTTTTGAGTCGTGACTATCTAATTTTTGCATAATAGTAAATGCATTAGTATATGTATATCAGTATTTCCGACAATAATCGAGTCATATCCGCGGAACAAATTTAAGAAACAAATATTGGAATTTACGATGAAATCGTCCGATTATGTACACACCCGCTATTTTGGGTTCTTATCTTACCAATACCAACCCCCTTCATACAGAAACAATAGGACAGACACTAAAACAAAAACCAAACAATTCCAAGAATCTAAAATGCTACTGgataaaagaaaaacaaaaaacTACCACTTTATACAACCCAATAAACCATATGATTCCGACTTCGGGCCGCGATACACGCGGCCGTGCTACCCTCTGCTCTCTTCTCTAGAGCCCTGAATCTCACTCCTGTCCGTGTCGGAAAATTCCCTCTGCGATTCAATTTCTGCACTGCCTCCTTGATTTCTTCTCCTGTGCCTTCGGTCCTGATATCCACACAACGAATGAGTATTGCGTCTACAACTTGCGACAGGCCACGCTAGCTTGGCTTAGCCGTTTGCACGATAACATTAGTAACATTTTAATATTCACGAGGACGAGGGGAAAATAATACAAACCTCTCTTGCTAAAGGGTATTCCTCGGACTCCAGCATTCGTACAACTTGGCTCATCTTGGGTCTTTTCTCCGAATCTGGATCAACGCATCTTAAAGCAGTTAAGAGAGCGCGTTTCAGAGCTCTTGTCGATGGTTTCACCTCAATGTTCGGGTCCACCACTTCTTCTGATCTTCGGCTTCCAACCATCATCTTCAGCCAATCAACTAGATTCACCTGAAACCATTGCAGTTTCGCAGTTATGTTATAAAAACAACGATAACAAGTTTCCATGTAAAAACATCAAAACCGAAATCTTGAGGATGACAATTGTCTATGATGTAAAACTAAAAGCATAGGATAAGGTTCAAAAGTGCAAAGTAATGAATTTTGCTCCACAAAAGAGTGCTTGTAATCATAGTGATAATAGTAGTGGTTGAAAGgtgaaaaaaacaaaaaaatattattgCTATGTACTCATCATTCAATGTATATGTCATCTTACCTAGAAGGTTCAAAGTGTTGTTAAAAAGGAAGGCAGCAATGACCCACAAAGCTTAGCTGCTGCACATTGGATGGTGTAAAGCAACAAGCAACAAATAATCTTTTTCGTAGGATAGTAGGGACAGCGAAAAACACGCAGACATGATAGTTACTACCATTGCTGAGAATGTTATTCGTGTTTCCTGAATTCGAAAGGGACGTACGTTTCTAGGAACGCGTAGGTGTGGGTATGGTACCAGTTTCTAGGAACGCATAGGTGTGGGTATGGTACCAGGTACGAGAGATGGAAGATTTACAAAAGTTACGGTGTGGCTATGTcaacaaaaaaatatatttcaAGGTGGATTTATGCCGAAGATAAGAAAATTAGTTAACTCACTTCATTTGTCGGACGGCCATAATCAACGGGATCTCTTCCCGTAATTCCTTCCAATAGCAAAACACCAAAGCTATAAACATCACTCTTCTCATTTAGAAGGCCAGTGTTTGCGTATTCAGGAGCCACGTATCTGAAATATTTCGAGAGAAAAAAAAGCATATAAGAATTGATTTGTCTAAAAATAGTATAACAATACTTAGTACATGAAATACACCGACCCAAAGGTTCCCATTACTCGGGTTGTGACATGACTCTTCCCGGCACCCAATAACTTGGCCAGACCAAAATCAGAAACCTTAGCATTGAAATCATCGTCGATTAATATGTTGCTCGACTTGATATCTCGGTGTACCACCTTTGGCTCAATTGCTTCGTGCAAATACGCAAGCCTGAAACAAGTGCATTGCTTTATACAAGGATTACTAAGAAAACAAAAGGCGTAGTTGCAGAGAGACTCACGCTTTGGCTGTGCCAAGGAGAACCTTGACACGTGCTTCCCATGTAAGATAGCCATGGTGACGCATAGCTCCATGAAGCCATTGCTCCAAGTTTCCATTATTCACATACTCGTAGACTAAAATCCTAAAAATACACGTGTTACAGCAAAGGTAAGCACATTAATGAAGTCGCAGAGCAATTCAAATTACGAATCATATATAAGTCGAGATGATACTCAATACAGTCATAGTGGAATTGAGAATAAGGATACCTGTGAGTTCCCTCAACGCAGAACCCCAAAAGGCGAACCAAGTTTTTGTGTCTGACATGGCCAATAGCTTCAACTTCCACTCTAAATTCTTTCTCTGCTTGACCACTGTTataccaacaacaacaaaaacagCAGAAAGTTGAACTTCAACATGATAATAAGGGAACGCAAAAGCACTTATCATAAAATTACTTATGTACAAGCTATTTCAATAACTAAAACTAAAACTTTTTAGTCAAAATGTTTTCATAAACTACTATGGATAACTTATGGAAATAAGTTGAAAGCAACTTATGATCCTGTCCATAAGTTCTTCCAAGAAGTCTCACAAGTGCTTATCTCAGCAGATAAACTCAAATAAGTGAACTCGAAAACCTCGAAGAACAAAAGAATTACGGTGGCTCAGCATTGTAATGGAACATACATATTATTGAGTATCTTTTTCACCGCAACTGGACTTCCATTGATCAACTGTCCCTTATATACCACTCCATAACCCCCTTCACCGAGAACATTTTCTTTCGCGAAACGGCTCGTAGCAAGTTCAAGATCCCTCAAAGTAAACCAATGACCCCAACCTAAGTGCGAGAATTCCGGAAGACCAGATAGAGGCGAAGGAGCTGTTATAGGGTACGAAGAAGAAGACTGCTTATAGACAGTAACCGTTCCGGAGCTACCTTCTTCACCCGATTGCGAATGCGACCCACCACCATCTTTCTCCATGTACTGATGAAACGATTCCGAATGACTACTACTATCAccattcttcatcttcttccctAAATCTAAATGAACCATAACTTTATCAGACTCTTTATCACTAGATTTATCATGAATGGTTAAAAGTATTCCATCACGCGGCGCAAATCCATTCGTCGATACTTGCTCAACCCTAACTTCCTTAATTTCCTTCGACACATTTGGTATCTCAGTAACAGGAATCTTGTTTCTAGCTCTCCTA encodes:
- the LOC127132489 gene encoding probable receptor-like protein kinase At5g18500, whose protein sequence is MGSNLNAELSKKTVFGVKVWEVIAIVVALSIIVILSVVSICLTSRKKSRRARNKIPVTEIPNVSKEIKEVRVEQVSTNGFAPRDGILLTIHDKSSDKESDKVMVHLDLGKKMKNGDSSSHSESFHQYMEKDGGGSHSQSGEEGSSGTVTVYKQSSSSYPITAPSPLSGLPEFSHLGWGHWFTLRDLELATSRFAKENVLGEGGYGVVYKGQLINGSPVAVKKILNNIGQAEKEFRVEVEAIGHVRHKNLVRLLGFCVEGTHRILVYEYVNNGNLEQWLHGAMRHHGYLTWEARVKVLLGTAKALAYLHEAIEPKVVHRDIKSSNILIDDDFNAKVSDFGLAKLLGAGKSHVTTRVMGTFGYVAPEYANTGLLNEKSDVYSFGVLLLEGITGRDPVDYGRPTNEVNLVDWLKMMVGSRRSEEVVDPNIEVKPSTRALKRALLTALRCVDPDSEKRPKMSQVVRMLESEEYPLAREDRRHRRRNQGGSAEIESQREFSDTDRSEIQGSREESRG